The Peptostreptococcaceae bacterium genome window below encodes:
- a CDS encoding bacteriocin, with translation MPKEKKILDDHELDEKQLDEVSGGVDCGPSNLLLNTIEISH, from the coding sequence ATGCCTAAAGAAAAAAAGATTTTGGATGATCACGAATTAGACGAAAAGCAGCTTGACGAGGTTTCCGGCGGAGTTGATTGTGGACCATCAAACCTACTGCTAAATACAATCGAAATTAGCCATTAA